AGGTTCAGATCTCTTGTATATTCTCCATTGTGTTGCGGGAAATATTCAGACAATAAAGTAAAATACCTGTTCAATGCAGCACTGGTATCAGAACGGGAATACAGCGGATAGAACCAGTCTCTGAACCAGTGCGTGCCTGGCTTAGGATAATTCTCCACACCACCAATTACATCATCATAAGTTCCCTGTGCATCTGCTGTCCAGCCCAGGCGTTTTTCCACATCATAAATGAAGATCTCCATCCATTTACTGTCATGCCAGATGGAAAATGCAGGTGAGTTCTTCACGCCTTTGCTGCCACCTTCTACAATATGCCCTACCTCATGGATAGATGCTCCCAGGTTCCAGTCACTTCTTGTTGTCCAGTCACCACCCAGATCTGCTACATTGCGATAATCATGTGAGTCATCAAATACGGTTGCCGGGTGTCCGCCGGAGAAGCCTGCTACACTGTGATACACCATATTTAATTTTGGATCACTGAAGCTGCCGTAATTTGATTTCACATAATCCCACACCTTCGTCATATCATCATTCATCCAGGTGACGGTTCTGGGAACTGCACTATCGTAGTACATATTGATACTGCTATTGCTGTACACTAATGACAGCAATTCCCGGTGTTCAAACCAGTGCTCTTTCCAGGTAGCAGGTGGGGTGCTTGTAAGCGTAGTATCATGTGCATACACCCATTCAGAATTACCATCATTGTTTTCAGCTCTTACGCGATAATAGTAAGTCGTAAGCGGGGATAATTCCAGCGAATAGAAATGCGTAGAATTTGGATGCAGCACTTTTGAGAAATCCCAGTTAGTACTATCTGCAGATCGTTCTAAGCGATAGCTGGTTTCAGTGGTTGCATTATCAGACCAATCCAGGATGATCTGGTTACCGGAAACGCTGGTAGTAACCAGGTCCGAAGGCGCTGCAGGGGCACCTGTAGGGAAGGAACCAGTACCCGTACCATAGATCTCCAGTTCGGAGAACTGGACCAATCCATCACCGTTATTCGCAGTAATATTCAAACGGTAATAGGTATACGGTGTGGTGTTGGCAAACACGAAGGTTCTCTTCATTTGCCTGCCGGTAAATACCTGGTTCGATTGTGTATGCAGTGTTACCCAGGTGGTACTGTCATTGGAGCCTTGAAATACCCAGTTTTTCGGATCTCTGCCATCTGCGTCATTACCGGAGGTAATAGCATACCGGGTAGCAGTGCCAGGCTGCGCTAATTTGCAGACTACCCATGTAGTAGAATGATACGCCAGGTATTTTGTATAAATACTATTGTCGGTTGCTTTGGCAATACCTTCTGCTCCTGTTGTATTATACTGATCGGTTACGCGGCCATTTACATAGTCAGTCAGGTCGATGGCATATGGTGCCGGTGCGGTTCTTACAACTGGTGATTTTGCAATTGCCGATACACCTGTTGCATTCAGTGCTCTTACGTGGTAGATGTAAGCCGTACCTACACTCAGACCACTATCTGCATAGTGATGCACATTCGCAGCTACGGTATCGAGTGTATGAAAATTCACACCATCAATAGAGCTTGAAACAATAAAACCGGTTTCATTTGTTGCATTATCTGTCCAGTTCAGGTTCGCATTATAGCCTGAAATACTGGCTGTGAGCTGACCTGGCGCAGCAGGACCAGCCGCGGATCCTGTCAGTTTCCATTCGGAGAACTGGATAGCTCCTGCTCCATTGCTGGCCGTGATGTGCAGGCGAAAATACAGGTAAGCAGCGGCACCTGATACGATGTAGGTGTTGGTCTGAAACCGGGCTGCAAATGTCTGTGCAGTCTGCGTATCCAGTGTTACCCATGTACTGCCGTCATTAGAGCCTAAGAGCACCCAGTCTTTAGGATCACGGGTATTTGCATCGTTGGCAGAAGAGATGGAGTATTGGCTTAAAATGGATGAATAGGCCGACTGGTACTGCAGCCAGATGTCTGTATGTGCAGTATAGTACTTGGTGTTTACATCATTGTCTGTGATGTTTTGATAGTTTTCCTTAGCGTTGTCATTGTTATACTGTACAGTGACGACGCCACCATTGGTGCTTAGCTCAGCCTGGGCCATGGCTCCGAGACTACTGCACAGGCATACAGCGTACAAAGATAGCTTTGTAAAATTACGGGTCTTCATAATGGGCGTTATGCGTTTGGTTAATAAAGTGCGCTCTTAATTGTGGAAATCGATTTTGGTCTTCAGATTCAGGTCAACACGATTCTGTATAAAAATAAGCACAGGTTGCTTACCAACCTGTCAACAGATTTCAAATGGATTGTTAATGGATTTTAAAGATATCTTTGAGCGCTTTTTTTGCAGCATGGTGGCCGCACATACCGTGAACACCGCCACCAGGAGGGGTTGCAGAGGAACAAATATAGATCCCTTTTGCAGGTGTGCTGTAGGGAGATAAGCGGATGGCAGGTCGTGTATAGAGCTGGGTAATATCTAATATTCCACCGTTGATGTCGCCGCCTATATAGTTAGGATTATAGGCTTCCATTTCGCGGGTGTTCATTGTATGCCTGCCAATAATTAAGTCGCGGAAACCGGGGGCAAAGCGCTCCACCTGATTTTCGATATGCGCCGTCATATCGACGGTAGAGCCATGTGGCACGTGGCAATATGCCCAGGCAGTATGCTTGCCTTCGGGTGCACGGGAAGGGTCGAAGATGCTTTGTTGCGCCAGCAGTACGAATGGTTTTTCCGGATACAAGCCTTTTGAAGAGATCTGTTCACTGAGGGTAATTTCTTCCAGTGTATTGCCTAAATGTACGGTGCCTGCTTTACGGCAATTTTCATTGGTAAAGGGGATTGGCCCATCCAATGCCCAGTCAACTTTGAATACTCCCATACCGTAACGGTAGTGTTGTAACTGGTATTTATAAAGGCCTTTTAATTTATCGCCGGCTATTTCCAGCAATTGTTTAGGCGTAAGGTCTAAGAGAATTGCGCGGGCTGATGGTAAATCATTTAATGAGCGGATATACGTATTGGTTTGTATCTCGCCGCCTATTGATTCAAAATAAGCCGCCAGTGCATTAGCTATCGCCTGAGCGCCGCCCTGTGGTGCAGGCCATCCTTCCAGGTGTCCGTTAGCTAATAAGACCATGCCTATCGCTGCGGTAGTAAGGTTCGATAAGGGTTGTATGCAATGTGCAGCCATGCCCGCGAACAAGCCTCTCGCCGTTTTTCCCTGGAACCTTGCCGCCAGCATTTTGGCTGGCAGTAATGCTTTCAGACCAAAACGCGCCATGGCCAAAGGATGCTTTGGAATTGACAAGGGACCGAGTAATGCTGGTGCCAGTAGAGGCCAATCTCTCACTACCGGGTCCATAAGTTGATGGTATGCACGTTCGTCAATGCCCAAACCTTTGGCAGTTTCATCCAGGGAGCGGTGTAATACCGCAGCTGTGCCATCATCAAATGGATGTGCAGCAGCCAGTTCCGGTTGCAGAAATTTTAATCCATAATCAGCGAGTGGCAGGGTACGGAAGAAAGGTGATCCTGCAGCCAGGGGATGTATTGCAGAACAAACGTCGTGTACAAAACCAGGCAGGGTGAGTGCTTTGGAGCGAAGACCGCCGCCAATAGTATCTTTTCCTTCTAACAGCAATACCTGTATGCCCCGCTGTTGCAGGGTAATAGCAGCTGACAGACCATTAGGGCCTGCACCTACTACGATTGCATCATACGCCTGTTTGTTCATACTGCTATTAATATTGCACTGCTTCGATATTACTCTCAGACAATGTATACCTTTTATCTACCTTATCCAAAATTACGTAAATGGGAGTCTTGTGGATAAATAGCCTCCCCATTTTGTGCATAAACAATCATAGCATCGCCGAAGCCTTTGCTCACCGGGATGCGAAGGGGCATCTTCGATGCATCGCCGCCCTCAGCCAGGAACTGACCGGCTATTGAATAAAATCGAGTAGGAAGAAAGCCGGTCATGCCGGCTTTCTGTCCTCTCACACCACCGTACGTACCGACCGGTATACGGCGGTTTGTCAGAATAACTTAGTTTGGTGAGTTGTTTTCCAGTAATAGTGATTGGCGAACCCTACATACCCTTGTTTAGTAAAGTAGTCGTTGTTCAAGGCTCGGTGCAGTATTGCACTGTTTGCAATGCGGCAGTAGCCTTTACGACTGTTGCTCCACTCATAAGCTTTACCCACATTAATTCCCAACATTTTCAGGTTTTTCCACCGTGTTGATGGCCTTTTCCATTGTTTCCATATTCCCATTCTTAGACGTGTTCTTACCAACCTGTCCAGTTCTTCCATTCTGCTTTTGGCCGTGGCTATCCGAAAGTAATTCACCCAACCTACTATTATGGCCTCCATCTTCTTTATCTTGTCTTTCACTTTGCCGGGGGCTTTACGCTGCGTTTGATCCTTCATCTTCTCTTTAATCTTTCTCAGCGATTTAGATGCAATGCGCACTGCCCACCCTTTCTCTCTTCGATAAAAAGAGAAACCCAGAAGCGTACTCTCTATCGGACGGCTCACTTTACTTTTTGTACGGTTTACTTTTAGCTTTAGCTTCTTTTCTATGAACTCGGTGATTGTTGACAGCACGCGCGTCGCTGACTTTTCACTTTTCACGTAGATGCTACAGTCATCGCAATACCGTACAAACCGGTGGCTTCTTGCCTCTAACTCTTTGTCCAGTTCGTTTAAAACAATGTTGCTCAGCAGGGGGGAGAGAGGGCTGCCTTGAGGAGTGCCTTCCTTACGTTCTATCACAACCCCATTTTCCATCATCCCGCAATTCAGGTATGAGCGCAGTAGTTTCAGCGTCCTCTTGTCAGCTATCTTTTGGGCCAGAAGCGACATTAGCCGGTCATGGTTCACCCGATCGAAAAACTTGTCTAAGTCCAACTCCACTACCCATTCATAGCCGTCGTTCAGGTTTGTTTGTGCCTGATACAATGCCTGATGAGCGTTCCGGTTTTCTCTAAACCCATAGCTATAATTGGAAAACTCTCCTTCATACTGTGGGCTTAGCCATTGGGATATTGACTGGGTAATTAGCCTGTCGATTACAGTAGGTATTCCCAACATTCTTTTACCGCCGCCATTTTCCTTGTCTATTTCTACTTTCTTAACTGCCTGGGGGCCGTACCTGCCTTCTAAAATACTGGTCCGCAACGTCTGCCAGTTCGTATTCAGGTAGTCACGAAGTTCATCGGTCTGCATACCATCTATACCCCCCGCTCCTTTATTGGCAGTTACCTGCTTAAAGGCTTTTTGTACATTGCGGATATCTAATATTTCTTCCAGCATACTATTACTTTGAAAAAAAAAATCATCCCGGCGTCACTCCCATTGATTGCATGATGAGGCTCAACTCCTCCTGTGTTTTACTTTCAGCTTCCGGCTTATCCTCGCACAGGTAGTTTTCCAGTGTTCTTCCGTTGTGATCGCCTCGCTCATAAACGGCTTGTTCATTTTCGCCATTCTAACATTCGGTCCTTCTTCCTTTTGTGAGACTTCTGCTTTTGCCTTCGTTTCGGGATGCAGCTCGTTGCCGGCTTACTATGACCTCGGCTGACTTCTGATGGCACCTTGAAGCCATTCTTTATGCTGACTTCTGTTTCCGCTTCGGTATTCTCTCATACCTCTGCCGGATTGCCAGCAGATCTCCCAGGGTAAGGTTATACGCTTTCCATTCATGTAGCCCCGGTATTTACACAACATGGTTCCGTGCAGTATAGGGCTTTTGTCTGTGATGCGACATCGCCCACCATGCCTTGCCTTGTATACCATTTCTGTTCGTGGGCTCGAATGTTTGCCGCCGGCTTCCTTCAGATTCGTGGTCACCCACGACACCCTTGCCTTTGGCTAATGATACGTACTGCAACGCTCATTCAGGACTTACACCTTAGAGCTTATAACCATGCCTGGCGCACATCAGAAAGCCTGTATCTTTTTATCGATACAGGCTTTTCCCAATCCATTATCTGGGGGTACATCACCGTTCCATCATGTCAAGGATATCAGTCCAGATAATTCGCGCGATCTGCTCACTCTCCACCATTCTGACTCTTTCTTCCGGCATCACCATACTGTCTTCCTGCCAATCAATCATATCCGGTGAGAAATCTTTCAGAATATTACCACTCGTAATTACTTCATAGGTGGTTTCATGACGCACTTCATTCACACTGATAGCAATCTGATAGGACCGACCCTCTATATATACTGTAACTGTATGTTTTTCCATAACAAACAAAAATTAGTTGTGCTATTACGACAATACGTCGCAACAGTGGGGTACAAATGCTGTAAGATCAGATATAAGAAAGCTAACCATGGTTGGCCATGCGATGTGCCGCTTTTTTCGCCACGCCGGTAGGATGGGGGCCCCTGTTTTTTTCTTTGTTGGTGGTCAGGCCAATGGCTTCAGCCTGACTGGGGTGCTTCACTTTCTTTCCACTTTCATGCTTTGTTCCTGTTTCCTGGTCTTTTGCCATATCAACTCGCATTTTAATGGGGTGAGTAATCGAAGAACACTTAAGCTAAATCAAAAGGTTTGCCAGCTTATGAGGGGGAAGGTTAAATAATGTTAACTAATTGAAAATCAAACATCTGATCAGAATCAAGGGCAATAAAAAGAGAAAGTGAGAGATTGCATGCTGCATACCAGGGGGTTAATGAAGATGAAAAACCTGTTGAGACCTGTTTTTCGGCCTGGCTTGCAGCATGCAATTTACAGTTCAGAGTACTTGTATCGTGGTAAGTTTTAGCACAAAGGAGAGGACTCCGCCTCTATCAATAACGTTTAAACTATGCATACGCTATTGCTAAATTACCAATCCCATTCGTTAAAAGTTGTCAATGAATTTTAAACGAATTGTAAATGAAATTTAAATTCCCGATATTTAAATATGAACAGAAAAACGCGGATGGGGTTTAAACTGGCGATTGAAAGAATATATTTGTCTTTCAGGAATTATTTCATGAGGCATCCGGTTAAGGTTTATATCACTTCGTCTGTTATCTGTTTCATTGTATTGGCGATCGTCCAGATCATGTTAGTATACAATACCTATGATCTGCTGAACAGAAGATTCTACTATGAAAAAAAAGGTCGTATCAATGAACGGTATACGAAAGCAATCATCAACGATCACATCTTTCCTGGTGGAAAGGATATTATAGAAAGCCTCTTATCACCTCAATACCACGCGCTCGAAACACTATATAAAGCAGGAGATACCGTCCGTTTCAACCATGCGTCACAGTTATTACTCCGTAATATTTTCCAGACACTGATCAACAAGCAGAATGCAGATGCCTTACTAAGGGATATTAAATTCAAAGAGGGCATCCGGGATTCGCTGAAATACCTGCTCGTTGTATCGCGTATCGACCTGCAATTTGCCGAACCTAAATATGTTAACATCTATGACAAGCGCAATAAATATCCGCTCATAGATGCAGATATTCAGACGAGCAAGGGTATCAGGATATTCGGTGATCTTAGCAACCCTGATGAGCAAAGCCAGATCATCGGTCTCTTTGTATCTGATCCAAAACCTTATACCTATGCCATCAGTTTTTCACTTTATGCAGATCCTGCCAACCGCAGGCAGGTGGTGTTCAAACAAATGCAGGGCATTCTGGCCATGAGCCTGCTCTCT
This window of the Chitinophaga sancti genome carries:
- a CDS encoding T9SS type A sorting domain-containing protein; the protein is MKTRNFTKLSLYAVCLCSSLGAMAQAELSTNGGVVTVQYNNDNAKENYQNITDNDVNTKYYTAHTDIWLQYQSAYSSILSQYSISSANDANTRDPKDWVLLGSNDGSTWVTLDTQTAQTFAARFQTNTYIVSGAAAYLYFRLHITASNGAGAIQFSEWKLTGSAAGPAAPGQLTASISGYNANLNWTDNATNETGFIVSSSIDGVNFHTLDTVAANVHHYADSGLSVGTAYIYHVRALNATGVSAIAKSPVVRTAPAPYAIDLTDYVNGRVTDQYNTTGAEGIAKATDNSIYTKYLAYHSTTWVVCKLAQPGTATRYAITSGNDADGRDPKNWVFQGSNDSTTWVTLHTQSNQVFTGRQMKRTFVFANTTPYTYYRLNITANNGDGLVQFSELEIYGTGTGSFPTGAPAAPSDLVTTSVSGNQIILDWSDNATTETSYRLERSADSTNWDFSKVLHPNSTHFYSLELSPLTTYYYRVRAENNDGNSEWVYAHDTTLTSTPPATWKEHWFEHRELLSLVYSNSSINMYYDSAVPRTVTWMNDDMTKVWDYVKSNYGSFSDPKLNMVYHSVAGFSGGHPATVFDDSHDYRNVADLGGDWTTRSDWNLGASIHEVGHIVEGGSKGVKNSPAFSIWHDSKWMEIFIYDVEKRLGWTADAQGTYDDVIGGVENYPKPGTHWFRDWFYPLYSRSDTSAALNRYFTLLSEYFPQHNGEYTRDLNLGEFVHFWSGAVKYSLKKQADTAFKWDDELEMQFKQAQIDFPFTYPDELAVPDTTVIDTVKTTACHVWPNPASGYVNVSLPGKAAKYIVSLYSLNGVKHLSRIAQGNTITLNTSNLPAGLYILTIADERQRAVSKQKVIINNARH
- a CDS encoding phytoene desaturase family protein, giving the protein MNKQAYDAIVVGAGPNGLSAAITLQQRGIQVLLLEGKDTIGGGLRSKALTLPGFVHDVCSAIHPLAAGSPFFRTLPLADYGLKFLQPELAAAHPFDDGTAAVLHRSLDETAKGLGIDERAYHQLMDPVVRDWPLLAPALLGPLSIPKHPLAMARFGLKALLPAKMLAARFQGKTARGLFAGMAAHCIQPLSNLTTAAIGMVLLANGHLEGWPAPQGGAQAIANALAAYFESIGGEIQTNTYIRSLNDLPSARAILLDLTPKQLLEIAGDKLKGLYKYQLQHYRYGMGVFKVDWALDGPIPFTNENCRKAGTVHLGNTLEEITLSEQISSKGLYPEKPFVLLAQQSIFDPSRAPEGKHTAWAYCHVPHGSTVDMTAHIENQVERFAPGFRDLIIGRHTMNTREMEAYNPNYIGGDINGGILDITQLYTRPAIRLSPYSTPAKGIYICSSATPPGGGVHGMCGHHAAKKALKDIFKIH
- the ltrA gene encoding group II intron reverse transcriptase/maturase codes for the protein MLEEILDIRNVQKAFKQVTANKGAGGIDGMQTDELRDYLNTNWQTLRTSILEGRYGPQAVKKVEIDKENGGGKRMLGIPTVIDRLITQSISQWLSPQYEGEFSNYSYGFRENRNAHQALYQAQTNLNDGYEWVVELDLDKFFDRVNHDRLMSLLAQKIADKRTLKLLRSYLNCGMMENGVVIERKEGTPQGSPLSPLLSNIVLNELDKELEARSHRFVRYCDDCSIYVKSEKSATRVLSTITEFIEKKLKLKVNRTKSKVSRPIESTLLGFSFYRREKGWAVRIASKSLRKIKEKMKDQTQRKAPGKVKDKIKKMEAIIVGWVNYFRIATAKSRMEELDRLVRTRLRMGIWKQWKRPSTRWKNLKMLGINVGKAYEWSNSRKGYCRIANSAILHRALNNDYFTKQGYVGFANHYYWKTTHQTKLF
- a CDS encoding sensor histidine kinase — protein: MNRKTRMGFKLAIERIYLSFRNYFMRHPVKVYITSSVICFIVLAIVQIMLVYNTYDLLNRRFYYEKKGRINERYTKAIINDHIFPGGKDIIESLLSPQYHALETLYKAGDTVRFNHASQLLLRNIFQTLINKQNADALLRDIKFKEGIRDSLKYLLVVSRIDLQFAEPKYVNIYDKRNKYPLIDADIQTSKGIRIFGDLSNPDEQSQIIGLFVSDPKPYTYAISFSLYADPANRRQVVFKQMQGILAMSLLSVLAIIILFFITLRNWIKQKHIADVKTDFINNITHEFHTPLSAIMVANKNIQNERVLENKTAIRSLSDIIERQSQRLKLLIGQVLDIATVDQLYVQKSPEDLNVLISEILTDFSIKFPSDNLQLSFVPAPSTIIVDTDSFHFTTLLLNLLDNAVKYNLQEVKQIQVAVVVIDTDIQISISDNGIGMDKETIRYIFDKFYRNQKDLTQNAKGLGLGLHYVKQCIDAHQWAVRVESEPGMGSTFVIIIPK